One Sphingopyxis macrogoltabida genomic region harbors:
- the traW gene encoding type-F conjugative transfer system protein TraW translates to MRLLTLPVCTTALALAIAPQAMARDYGQHGAVWPVIEPDLLQQIHARLTQLEKTGETARLNEELKRRTIARVDRPEPVAGVTLASALRSWRFDPTITAPRDIADDKGRVIIAAGTRVNPLDTVPLRAPLVFLDGDDPAQLAWATRRYASTKAKLILVAGAPLELMKARQRRFYFDQGGTLVKHFGIRAVPATVEQQGRALIITEHPVALKERAPS, encoded by the coding sequence GTGAGGCTCCTCACTCTGCCGGTTTGCACCACTGCGCTGGCGCTGGCCATCGCACCACAGGCAATGGCTCGCGATTACGGCCAGCACGGCGCGGTATGGCCGGTCATCGAACCGGACCTGCTTCAGCAGATCCATGCCAGGCTCACCCAGCTTGAGAAGACCGGCGAAACGGCCCGTCTCAACGAAGAGCTGAAGCGGCGGACAATCGCTCGGGTGGACCGGCCAGAGCCGGTCGCGGGCGTTACGCTCGCCTCGGCACTGCGCAGCTGGCGCTTCGATCCGACGATCACCGCCCCGCGCGATATTGCCGACGACAAAGGCCGGGTCATCATTGCTGCAGGCACGCGGGTCAATCCGCTCGATACCGTGCCGCTGCGCGCACCTCTCGTCTTTCTCGATGGGGACGACCCGGCACAACTCGCCTGGGCCACTCGTCGCTATGCCAGCACAAAGGCCAAGCTCATCCTCGTAGCCGGTGCGCCGCTCGAACTCATGAAGGCCCGTCAGCGGCGCTTCTACTTCGATCAGGGCGGCACGCTGGTGAAACACTTCGGCATTCGCGCGGTGCCCGCAACCGTCGAGCAGCAGGGCCGCGCGCTCATCATCACCGAACACCCCGTGGCTCTCAAGGAGCGTGCGCCGTCATGA
- the trbC gene encoding type-F conjugative transfer system pilin assembly protein TrbC, producing the protein MNKLPHLLVVASLSSLAALAGASAQTAEPDLDLAAIRARASAGAPDADALSANARARAEALAREARTSSDEAEAHARRYTREAAANTKPGEASTFDFDRMVADAGAMTSEGMGEAPRFIAFASLSMPPAALRAMIDDVTKAGGVVALRGLPGNSVKALTTALAKVAKPGEQLDGVGIDPRLFRAFGIESVPTYVVTSSDFDLCDGFDCRTQVPPHDRMSGNVSAAYALETFARGGGPGALLAAQHLARLERQVP; encoded by the coding sequence ATGAACAAACTTCCTCATCTTCTTGTCGTCGCATCGCTTTCCAGCCTTGCTGCTTTGGCTGGCGCCTCGGCGCAGACGGCCGAACCGGACCTCGATCTGGCCGCTATCCGGGCGCGGGCCAGTGCTGGTGCCCCCGATGCCGACGCGCTGTCCGCCAATGCCCGCGCCAGAGCCGAAGCCCTCGCGCGGGAGGCGAGGACCAGCTCCGACGAGGCCGAGGCGCACGCTCGCCGCTACACACGTGAGGCCGCCGCAAACACGAAGCCTGGTGAGGCCAGCACATTCGATTTTGACCGAATGGTGGCCGATGCAGGCGCCATGACCAGCGAAGGCATGGGCGAGGCGCCGAGGTTCATCGCCTTTGCTTCGCTATCGATGCCGCCTGCAGCGCTGCGTGCGATGATCGACGACGTGACCAAGGCTGGCGGTGTTGTTGCCTTGCGCGGGCTGCCCGGCAACAGCGTCAAGGCTCTCACCACGGCATTGGCCAAAGTTGCCAAGCCCGGCGAGCAGCTGGACGGCGTCGGCATCGACCCGCGACTGTTCCGCGCCTTCGGGATCGAGTCGGTTCCCACCTACGTCGTCACCAGCAGCGACTTCGATCTGTGCGACGGGTTCGACTGCCGGACGCAAGTTCCGCCGCACGACCGGATGAGCGGCAATGTCAGCGCAGCTTACGCGCTCGAGACCTTCGCGCGCGGCGGCGGCCCCGGCGCTTTGCTCGCCGCCCAGCACCTCGCCCGTCTTGAAAGGCAGGTTCCATGA
- the traU gene encoding conjugal transfer pilus assembly protein TraU, which produces MSKKIRLLSWLCGALLLTSLSVVSSAPAQAAAGPGRCTGKFVNPITDICWSCLFPISIGGLKIWPSSRPDPSNPALPVCLCGLRPGIAMGFWEPVRLADVSMKPWCFVNLGGMKLDPGFDIGFKSMAGPSAVGGATQYSSQWHVHWYAYPLIYWMEIVADFLCLESGSIDILYITEIDPLWQDSELTAIINPEAVLFANPLALAACAADCVAATAKLPTDELFWCAGCQGTMYPLNGNVSATIGHVQASRLALARFSYKLHRELVAWGTMGSKGLCGKYLMPVMRKQQYRFQATNPNPQTKGRYACAPIGASTTFMSAGQVYPAIGEDMGYLVWRKRNCCAL; this is translated from the coding sequence ATGAGCAAGAAAATACGCCTTCTGTCATGGCTTTGCGGAGCACTTCTGCTCACCAGCCTGAGCGTCGTGTCCAGTGCTCCTGCCCAGGCTGCGGCCGGCCCCGGGCGCTGCACTGGCAAGTTCGTCAATCCGATCACGGACATTTGCTGGTCATGCCTGTTTCCGATCTCGATCGGTGGCCTGAAGATCTGGCCGTCGAGCCGTCCCGATCCGAGCAACCCGGCTCTCCCCGTTTGCCTCTGCGGTTTGCGGCCCGGCATCGCCATGGGGTTCTGGGAGCCGGTCCGGCTTGCCGACGTCAGCATGAAGCCATGGTGCTTTGTCAATCTCGGCGGGATGAAGCTCGATCCGGGGTTCGACATCGGCTTCAAGTCGATGGCGGGGCCATCGGCGGTTGGCGGCGCCACGCAGTACAGCTCGCAGTGGCATGTCCACTGGTATGCCTATCCGCTGATATACTGGATGGAGATCGTCGCCGATTTCCTTTGTCTCGAGTCCGGCTCGATCGACATCCTCTACATCACCGAGATTGATCCGCTGTGGCAGGACAGCGAGCTAACCGCGATTATCAATCCCGAGGCGGTCCTCTTCGCCAATCCCTTGGCGCTTGCCGCATGTGCAGCGGACTGCGTGGCGGCAACGGCCAAGCTGCCGACCGATGAGCTGTTCTGGTGCGCAGGCTGCCAGGGCACGATGTATCCGCTCAACGGCAATGTCTCGGCAACGATCGGCCATGTGCAGGCATCGCGGCTCGCGCTCGCCCGCTTCTCCTACAAGCTCCACCGCGAACTCGTCGCTTGGGGGACGATGGGCAGCAAAGGGCTTTGCGGCAAGTACCTCATGCCGGTGATGCGCAAGCAGCAATACCGCTTCCAGGCCACCAATCCCAATCCGCAGACCAAGGGCCGCTACGCCTGCGCGCCCATTGGTGCCTCTACCACCTTCATGTCGGCAGGCCAGGTCTATCCCGCCATTGGCGAGGACATGGGCTACCTGGTCTGGCGCAAGCGGAATTGCTGTGCGCTATGA
- a CDS encoding conjugal transfer protein TraN, translating into MKRSVLSLAGVGGLLLALAGPLYAQTTTDAAKADGKAFGQDKAAAAQSAATTNPDASRIPNFGGTPSQSGYFDDPDRMSREAASQATTNTGYKAMRDSMDRRARFAPQDLDATIARSNVISDDPLAYTSGMAIGGSQGRCVPLPPASGTAARYMATCNVGYTATQETRTCPVTLTARVEQRQVYGYYCVGGSGVDPASIYNCNRYPAPQCTVTQSYPINLCDPYFGIYWGCNSGDLRVDLVSCTAPVDGATPYTVTGENVVTTTRDESQCAGLAADTSCQQDTETCTDSDPVTRIVDGIAVTQPCWAWSRSYSCAQFIEAQDCQTLEATPGCKLVREDCLAGEPCRTWERVYDCPVPDQPANTNQFICDGDVYCIDGSCETIQREANDEFKDAAVALNAMNQARREFDPDNLTLFKGTRESCSSKVFGVLNCCKGKGFPLIPGIQLLVALGCSREEMLLHQKDAQGLCAYVGTYCSSSFLGVCLTKRKVYCCFESKLSRILQEQGRQQLNKPWGKPKTEQCQGFTIDEFARLDLSKMDFSEVYAEFTDAARLPDELQATQDIQQKIEDYYARARQ; encoded by the coding sequence ATGAAACGATCGGTCCTCTCTCTGGCTGGCGTGGGCGGGCTTCTTCTCGCCCTCGCCGGCCCGCTCTACGCCCAGACTACAACCGATGCTGCCAAGGCCGATGGCAAGGCTTTCGGACAGGACAAGGCAGCCGCGGCGCAAAGCGCGGCAACGACGAACCCGGATGCAAGCCGCATCCCCAATTTCGGCGGCACGCCGAGCCAGTCGGGTTACTTCGACGATCCTGACCGGATGAGCCGCGAAGCGGCGAGCCAGGCGACGACCAACACAGGCTACAAGGCCATGCGGGATTCGATGGACCGGCGCGCCCGGTTTGCGCCGCAGGATCTCGATGCAACGATCGCGCGCAGCAATGTGATCAGCGATGACCCGCTCGCCTATACGAGCGGAATGGCCATCGGCGGCTCACAGGGACGCTGCGTGCCCTTGCCGCCGGCCAGCGGAACCGCGGCGCGCTACATGGCGACCTGCAATGTCGGCTATACGGCGACACAGGAAACGCGGACCTGCCCCGTGACGTTGACCGCGCGTGTCGAGCAGCGGCAGGTCTACGGCTACTATTGCGTAGGCGGCAGCGGTGTGGACCCGGCTTCGATCTACAATTGCAACCGCTACCCCGCTCCGCAATGCACGGTCACGCAGTCCTATCCGATCAACCTGTGCGATCCCTATTTCGGGATCTACTGGGGCTGTAACTCGGGCGATCTGAGGGTCGATCTCGTGAGTTGCACGGCGCCGGTCGATGGCGCGACGCCCTACACGGTGACAGGCGAGAACGTCGTCACGACCACGCGCGATGAAAGCCAGTGTGCTGGTCTTGCGGCTGATACCTCGTGCCAGCAGGACACCGAGACGTGCACGGACAGCGACCCGGTGACCCGCATCGTCGATGGCATCGCCGTGACGCAGCCGTGCTGGGCGTGGAGCCGCAGTTATAGCTGCGCGCAGTTCATCGAGGCACAGGACTGCCAGACACTTGAAGCCACTCCGGGCTGCAAGCTGGTGCGCGAAGACTGCCTCGCGGGGGAGCCCTGCCGCACCTGGGAGCGGGTCTATGATTGTCCGGTTCCAGACCAGCCTGCGAACACCAACCAGTTCATCTGCGACGGCGATGTCTACTGCATCGATGGCTCGTGCGAGACCATCCAGCGCGAGGCCAACGACGAGTTCAAGGACGCGGCCGTCGCCTTGAACGCGATGAACCAGGCGCGCCGCGAATTCGATCCGGACAACCTCACTCTGTTCAAGGGGACCCGGGAAAGCTGCTCGTCCAAGGTCTTCGGCGTGCTCAACTGCTGCAAGGGCAAGGGTTTCCCGCTCATCCCGGGCATCCAGCTGCTCGTAGCGCTGGGCTGCAGCCGCGAGGAGATGCTGCTGCATCAGAAGGATGCGCAGGGTCTGTGCGCCTACGTCGGCACTTATTGCTCGTCCTCCTTCCTTGGCGTGTGCCTGACCAAGCGCAAGGTCTACTGCTGCTTTGAATCCAAGCTCTCGCGGATCCTGCAGGAGCAAGGCCGCCAGCAGCTGAACAAGCCCTGGGGCAAGCCGAAGACCGAGCAATGCCAGGGCTTCACCATCGACGAGTTCGCCCGGCTCGACCTCTCGAAAATGGACTTCAGCGAGGTCTACGCCGAGTTCACCGACGCCGCCCGCCTGCCCGACGAGCTTCAGGCCACCCAGGACATCCAACAGAAGATCGAGGACTACTATGCACGCGCCCGCCAGTAA
- a CDS encoding S26 family signal peptidase, whose protein sequence is MLPADLLIRSASARRLVLWGGLGAGALALSSLAAFAQGHALMINVSPSLPYWAIWVTRGAPVHRGDIILFEPPTSPLLVKHFGAKPKPFGKRVSGVPGDIITEQNRIYFVNGEAVAKAKLESRLGEPLALGPTGRVPKGCYFVTSEHKDGFDSRYAAIGWICGPRILGVGRPIL, encoded by the coding sequence ATGCTGCCCGCTGATCTCTTGATCCGCTCAGCATCGGCGCGCCGGCTCGTGCTTTGGGGCGGGCTCGGCGCCGGGGCACTGGCGCTCTCCTCGCTTGCCGCCTTCGCGCAGGGCCATGCGCTCATGATCAATGTGAGCCCCAGCCTGCCCTACTGGGCCATCTGGGTCACGCGAGGGGCACCCGTGCATCGCGGGGACATCATCCTGTTCGAACCGCCCACCTCGCCTTTGTTGGTCAAGCATTTCGGGGCGAAGCCCAAGCCGTTCGGCAAGCGGGTGAGCGGTGTTCCGGGCGACATCATCACCGAGCAAAACCGCATCTACTTCGTCAACGGTGAGGCCGTGGCCAAGGCCAAGCTTGAGAGCCGCCTCGGCGAACCGCTGGCGCTTGGACCTACGGGGCGCGTGCCGAAAGGCTGCTACTTCGTCACCAGCGAACACAAGGATGGCTTCGACAGTCGTTATGCCGCGATCGGTTGGATCTGTGGACCGCGCATACTCGGGGTCGGGAGGCCAATCCTGTGA
- a CDS encoding conjugal transfer protein TraV: protein MLFPTRLLACACLAGLASGCATFGTNVEGDFTCRAPKGDCAPAHVIDAKATDNLSNGTLLHADARQKSGVVDADTSRTAERTLRVVFPAHVDEAGTLHDEAVAWTVVENPRWATELRRKAGEGQGGSLMRQVHRQLKAAQRAPAPDGAEGDPNVADEASPFSSARDDAGQAGGIWGADAPSPFNETSDASPLVLPSTAREAVAGAKAPAVEGFDTSPPPRDRAPRPGAGQSAPVFPSEAAIEAAKAAIRPAVRNGEQPIVSTSQPKEPK, encoded by the coding sequence ATGCTTTTTCCGACACGTCTCCTTGCCTGCGCCTGTCTGGCCGGCCTTGCCAGTGGCTGCGCCACGTTCGGCACCAACGTCGAGGGCGATTTCACCTGCCGCGCACCGAAGGGCGACTGCGCACCGGCTCACGTTATCGATGCCAAGGCGACGGACAATCTGTCGAACGGCACGCTGCTCCATGCTGACGCGCGGCAGAAGTCAGGCGTCGTGGATGCCGACACCAGCCGCACAGCGGAACGCACCTTGCGCGTCGTCTTCCCCGCTCATGTCGATGAAGCTGGAACGCTGCATGACGAAGCGGTCGCCTGGACCGTCGTCGAAAATCCGCGCTGGGCCACCGAGCTGCGCCGCAAGGCGGGCGAGGGCCAGGGCGGATCCCTGATGCGCCAGGTCCATCGGCAGCTGAAAGCCGCCCAGAGAGCCCCAGCACCGGACGGTGCGGAAGGAGACCCGAACGTAGCTGACGAGGCGTCGCCCTTCTCGTCTGCACGCGACGACGCGGGTCAGGCTGGGGGCATCTGGGGCGCCGATGCCCCCAGTCCCTTCAACGAAACTTCAGATGCCTCGCCGCTGGTCCTCCCCTCCACGGCGCGCGAGGCCGTTGCCGGTGCCAAGGCACCGGCGGTCGAGGGGTTCGACACGTCGCCTCCCCCGCGTGATCGAGCCCCTCGGCCTGGGGCGGGGCAGAGCGCTCCGGTGTTCCCGAGCGAAGCGGCGATTGAAGCCGCGAAAGCTGCAATCCGCCCGGCAGTCAGAAACGGCGAACAGCCGATCGTCAGCACCTCGCAGCCCAAGGAGCCCAAGTGA
- a CDS encoding DsbC family protein yields MIENTLLEQDNRRRRWLRTSAGLAAIIAVSAATGWGVASLAAPAAAPDTAKVREALKLRLPKTPIDAINCKGLGGLCEVASKSTLFYVDRAAKYLVIGRVYDMEARQDLTAARLLALNPDLLAAGAARRSNSETQAEGGPSAAAASARTTPPRHVPLGNLPAKGAITWGPANGPRVVVFSDFHCGYCKKLEAELKAIGARVEERPISIFGAESRRDAERVLCSPRPELALHMAYSGLALANPKPCDTSGLDANEAFARAHGFGGTPVIVRPADGAVLEGYRPAAVLRDFLRAGPSLAPTPAPKG; encoded by the coding sequence ATGATCGAAAATACTCTCCTCGAGCAGGACAATCGTCGGCGCCGCTGGTTGCGTACCAGCGCCGGACTGGCGGCGATCATCGCCGTGTCGGCCGCGACGGGATGGGGTGTGGCAAGCCTTGCTGCCCCTGCTGCCGCTCCGGACACGGCGAAAGTTCGAGAGGCGCTCAAGCTGCGCCTGCCCAAGACGCCGATCGACGCGATCAACTGCAAGGGCCTTGGCGGCCTGTGCGAGGTCGCGTCCAAATCAACACTCTTCTACGTCGACCGGGCTGCGAAGTATCTGGTGATCGGCCGGGTCTACGACATGGAAGCCCGTCAGGATCTCACGGCTGCCCGGTTGCTTGCCCTTAATCCGGACTTGTTGGCAGCGGGGGCAGCGCGGCGCAGCAATTCCGAGACGCAAGCGGAAGGCGGTCCAAGCGCAGCCGCAGCGTCAGCCCGGACCACCCCGCCGCGCCATGTCCCGCTCGGCAATCTTCCCGCCAAAGGCGCGATCACCTGGGGTCCTGCCAACGGTCCGCGTGTCGTCGTCTTTTCAGACTTCCACTGCGGCTATTGCAAGAAGCTCGAGGCCGAATTGAAGGCAATCGGAGCGCGGGTTGAAGAGCGGCCGATCTCGATCTTCGGGGCGGAAAGCCGGCGCGATGCCGAACGGGTGCTGTGCTCGCCGCGGCCTGAGCTGGCGCTGCATATGGCCTATTCGGGTCTCGCGCTCGCCAATCCCAAACCCTGCGACACGAGCGGTCTCGATGCCAACGAGGCCTTCGCGCGAGCCCACGGCTTTGGCGGCACCCCTGTGATCGTGCGCCCCGCCGATGGCGCCGTTCTCGAAGGCTACCGGCCTGCCGCTGTACTCCGGGACTTCCTGCGCGCTGGCCCCTCCCTGGCCCCCACCCCTGCTCCCAAAGGATAG
- the traC gene encoding type IV secretion system protein TraC, giving the protein MAEQLKTVVDRLLSGLLGDAEHADKARPQLMVDMLSDWLPYRVYDPATRLYFNARSKGFVLSVTPLIGADERTGEILGQFFSEGLPAGACLQVLHLASPRISRIIAPWFAPRYIQGGVYEAIARHRARRLYSLVWESGSPDAPFHARHHQVIVSVGVPSSKSVSNEDLKQTRDGLVAMLKSLNLGVVEVGPEALIAVIDDLTSPTTAPQDDAVPYNPNDPIASQAIRHDIELVVAEDRMRLVTERFRPTGKVNDGVPEIGTVYPDVFDVRHFAVRNMPSRWAPWECARLIGDLFTDKLRFPCPAATMLCLVYPDQEAASAKAGFKFMRTTSLAGTRSARFLPRIGEQAAEWQHVQAELQEGRRLVRVFYGVTTYSPLGQGDRHERAIKSIYKAAGWDLTDERYLQIQGLLAAMPLTLADGLGADMERLKRFKTVLSTTAANIAPMQGEYLGSAHPHLLFVGRRGQPFFWSPFENEAGNHNVAICGKSGSGKSVLLQEMCAALRGAGAQVVVIDDGRSFEHSVKLQGGRFVEFTIAAGFCLNPFSMIDATRAAEDEDYRLDCFGMIKAIVGQMARHSAKLTDTERGLIDRAVNLVWAQHGAAATVTTVGEMLASIGHDTAADIATALAPYMAGGTYGAFFEGQASLDLDADFTVFEMSDLASREDLRSVVLSAIMFMTSQAMTRSPRSLRKLLLIDEAWSMLKGGSMGEFVETYARTCRKYGGALATATQSLNDYYKSDGATAALENSDWMLILQQKPETIADFKASKRLDMDDRTETLIRSLKRSGSDYSEVFIKGPETEAIGRLVLDDYSATLFSSSPQTFAAIDAEIARGHQLADAIERIAHPNR; this is encoded by the coding sequence ATGGCCGAACAACTCAAGACCGTCGTCGATCGGCTGCTCAGCGGATTGCTGGGTGATGCCGAGCACGCCGACAAAGCCCGCCCGCAGCTCATGGTCGACATGCTCTCCGACTGGCTCCCCTACCGGGTCTACGATCCGGCAACCCGCCTTTACTTCAACGCACGCTCGAAGGGCTTTGTCCTTTCGGTTACGCCGCTGATCGGAGCCGACGAGCGCACCGGCGAAATCCTAGGACAGTTCTTCTCGGAAGGCCTGCCAGCAGGCGCCTGCCTGCAGGTGCTCCACCTCGCCAGCCCGCGCATCAGCAGGATCATCGCCCCGTGGTTCGCCCCTCGATACATCCAGGGCGGCGTGTACGAGGCGATTGCCCGGCACCGGGCGCGGCGGCTCTATTCGCTCGTCTGGGAGTCCGGCTCGCCGGATGCGCCCTTCCATGCGCGGCATCACCAGGTGATCGTCTCGGTCGGGGTGCCGAGCTCCAAGTCGGTCAGCAATGAGGATCTCAAGCAGACCCGCGATGGCCTGGTGGCGATGCTCAAGTCGCTCAATCTCGGCGTGGTCGAAGTCGGGCCGGAAGCGCTCATCGCTGTCATTGATGATCTGACTTCGCCCACCACCGCCCCGCAGGACGATGCGGTGCCCTACAACCCGAATGATCCAATTGCATCCCAGGCGATCCGCCACGACATCGAACTGGTGGTGGCTGAAGATCGCATGCGGCTCGTGACCGAGCGTTTCCGCCCCACTGGCAAGGTCAATGACGGCGTGCCCGAGATCGGGACCGTCTATCCCGATGTCTTCGATGTCCGGCATTTTGCCGTACGCAACATGCCATCGCGCTGGGCTCCGTGGGAATGCGCGCGGCTGATCGGCGACCTGTTCACCGACAAGCTGCGCTTTCCCTGCCCGGCCGCGACCATGCTCTGTCTCGTCTATCCGGACCAGGAGGCGGCTTCGGCGAAGGCCGGGTTCAAGTTCATGCGGACCACCAGCCTCGCCGGGACCCGCAGCGCCCGGTTCCTGCCTCGGATTGGCGAACAGGCCGCCGAGTGGCAGCATGTTCAGGCCGAGCTCCAGGAAGGCCGCCGTCTCGTGCGGGTTTTCTACGGTGTGACGACCTATTCACCGCTGGGCCAGGGCGACCGCCACGAACGCGCGATCAAATCGATCTACAAGGCGGCGGGCTGGGACCTTACGGACGAGCGCTACCTCCAGATCCAGGGATTGCTCGCCGCGATGCCGCTCACCCTGGCTGACGGGCTCGGCGCCGACATGGAGCGGCTGAAGCGGTTCAAGACCGTGTTGTCGACGACCGCCGCCAATATCGCGCCCATGCAGGGCGAGTATCTCGGCAGCGCCCACCCCCACCTGCTGTTCGTCGGGCGGCGCGGCCAGCCCTTCTTCTGGTCCCCGTTCGAGAACGAGGCCGGCAACCACAATGTCGCGATCTGCGGCAAGTCGGGATCGGGGAAGTCGGTGCTGCTCCAGGAGATGTGCGCCGCGCTGCGCGGTGCCGGCGCACAGGTTGTCGTGATCGACGATGGCCGCAGTTTCGAGCACTCGGTCAAGCTGCAGGGCGGCCGCTTTGTCGAGTTCACGATTGCTGCGGGCTTCTGCCTCAACCCGTTCTCGATGATCGATGCCACCCGCGCCGCGGAAGACGAGGACTACCGCCTCGACTGCTTCGGGATGATCAAGGCCATCGTCGGGCAAATGGCTCGCCACAGCGCGAAGCTGACGGATACCGAACGCGGATTGATCGACCGGGCGGTCAACCTCGTCTGGGCGCAGCACGGCGCGGCTGCCACGGTCACGACCGTCGGCGAGATGCTGGCCAGTATCGGCCATGACACTGCGGCAGATATCGCAACCGCGCTTGCACCCTACATGGCGGGCGGAACCTACGGCGCCTTCTTTGAAGGCCAGGCGAGCCTCGACCTCGATGCGGACTTCACGGTCTTCGAGATGTCCGACCTTGCGAGCCGTGAGGATCTGCGCAGCGTCGTGCTCTCAGCCATCATGTTCATGACCAGCCAGGCCATGACGCGAAGCCCAAGGTCGCTGCGCAAGCTTCTGCTGATCGATGAAGCCTGGTCGATGCTCAAGGGCGGCTCGATGGGTGAATTCGTCGAAACCTACGCCCGGACCTGCCGCAAATATGGCGGCGCGCTGGCGACCGCTACCCAGTCGCTCAACGACTACTACAAGTCCGACGGGGCAACGGCGGCGCTCGAGAACAGCGACTGGATGCTGATCCTTCAGCAGAAGCCGGAGACGATCGCCGATTTCAAGGCGAGCAAGCGCCTCGATATGGACGATCGCACCGAGACGCTGATCCGCAGTCTCAAGCGCTCCGGGAGCGACTATTCCGAGGTGTTCATCAAGGGGCCGGAGACCGAGGCGATCGGGCGGCTCGTGCTCGATGACTATTCGGCAACGCTCTTCTCGAGTTCGCCCCAAACCTTCGCCGCCATCGATGCCGAGATCGCGCGCGGGCACCAGCTCGCCGATGCGATCGAGCGCATCGCTCATCCCAACCGCTGA
- a CDS encoding type-F conjugative transfer system protein TrbI, with product MKNILATSSLQGRLSAINLTAVVVGAGMVGQVLWGVWATDKLLTLEKREVVTVQLSRIMGDFIEAEARAGRPPEETRLRVQAYLKAVEASVQKLGREGRTVLVAEAVVAGSTPDLTGSVRADVVRRMGALPDAAR from the coding sequence GTGAAGAACATTCTGGCAACATCGAGCCTGCAGGGGCGGCTTTCAGCGATCAATCTCACCGCTGTCGTGGTCGGCGCTGGCATGGTCGGTCAGGTTCTGTGGGGTGTCTGGGCGACGGACAAGCTGCTCACCCTGGAAAAACGCGAGGTCGTCACGGTCCAGCTGAGCCGGATCATGGGCGACTTCATCGAAGCCGAAGCGCGTGCCGGTCGGCCGCCTGAAGAAACCAGACTGCGCGTCCAGGCCTACCTCAAGGCCGTGGAAGCCTCGGTACAGAAGCTCGGACGCGAAGGCCGGACAGTTCTGGTTGCCGAAGCAGTGGTCGCCGGGAGCACACCGGACCTGACCGGGTCTGTGCGTGCCGACGTCGTGCGCCGCATGGGAGCCCTTCCCGATGCTGCCCGCTGA